A genomic window from Salmo salar chromosome ssa23, Ssal_v3.1, whole genome shotgun sequence includes:
- the LOC106584369 gene encoding tyrosine-protein kinase ZAP-70, with translation MTTDPAAELPFFYGSISRSEAEEHLKLAGMADGLFLLRQCLRSLGGYVVSLVWNVEFHHYSVEKQLNSTYCIAGGKPHCGPAELCEFYSKDSDGLVCTLRKPCLRSPDNPIRAGVFDNLRDNMLREYVRQTWNLEGEAMEQAIISQAPQLEKLIATTAHERMPWYHSKIPRQEGERRLYSGAQPDGKFLVRDREESGTFALSLMYGKTAYHYQVLHDKSGKYSMPEGTKFDTVWQLVEYLKMKPDGLVTVLREPCVNRNNTKQTPVVPSGRRPRTNGYTPPPGVPLGGSKEINTSPPTDRQMLPMDCSEFVNPYHDPNDLKKFFINRDQLMIDEVELGSGNFGCVKKGIFKTNKGHTDVAIKVLKSENEKLVKDEMMREAEIMHQLSNPYIVRMLGLCQAECLMLVMEIASAGPLNKFLSTNKDKVTVENIVGLMHQVSMGMKYLEEKNFVHRDLAARNVLLVNRQFAKISDFGLSKALGADDNYYKARIAGKWPLKWYAPECMNFHKFSSKSDVWSFGVTMWEAFSYGGKPYKKMKGPEVISFIASGSRMECPSGCPDRMYALMKDCWTYKHEDRPGFVKVEERMRVFYYSISNKTPPEVTADAAEPLK, from the exons ATGACTACAGACCCTGCGGCAGAGCTGCCTTTTTTCTACGGCAGTATCAGTCGTTCGGAGGCTGAGGAGCACCTGAAGCTGGCAGGCATGGCCGACGGGCTGTTTCTGCTGCGCCAGTGTTTGCGGAGCCTGGGCGGCTACGTGGTCTCCCTGGTGTGGAACGTGGAGTTCCACCACTACTCTGTGGAGAAACAGCTCAACAGCACCTACTGTATTGCAGGTGGAAAGCCCCACTGTGGTCCAGCGGAGCTCTGTGAGTTTTACAGTAAGGATTCAGATGGCCTGGTGTGCACCCTGAGGAAGCCCTGTCTGCGCTCCCCAGACAACCCCATCAGAGCAGGCGTCTTTGATAACCTGAGGGACAACATGCTGAGGGAGTATGTACGACAGACCTGGAACCTGGAG GGGGAGGCCATGGAGCAGGCTATCATCAGCCAGGCTCCACAGCTGGAGAAGCTGATCGCCACCACCGCCCATGAGAGGATGCCCTGGTACCACAGCAAGATACCTCGCCAGGAAGGGGAGAGGCGGCTCTACTCCGGGGCACAGCCAGATGGAAAGTTCCT AGTCAGAGACAGGGAAGAGTCCGGCACCTTTGCCCTTTCTTTGATGTACGGAAAAACGGCCTACCATTACCAGGTCCTCCATGACAAATCAGGGAAGTACTCCATGCCAGAGGGAACCAAATTTGACACTGTGTGGCAG CTGGTTGAGTATCTGAAGATGAAACCTGATGGGCTAGTGACAGTTCTGAGAGAACCGTGTGTGAACCGCAACAACACCAAAC AGACTCCTGTTGTGCCCTCGGGG AGGCGGCCCAGAACAAATGGATACACACCGCCACCTGGAG TACCTCTGGGGGGCTCCAAGGAAATCAATACTTCGCCCCCCACAGACCGTCAGATGCTGCCCATGGACTGCAGTGAATTTGTCAACCCTTACCATGACCCCAATGACCTGAAGAAGTTCTTCATCAATAGGGATCAGCTGATGATTGACGAGGTGGAGCTCGGCTCGGGAAACTTTGGCTGTGTCAAGAAAGGAATCTTCAAGACAAATAA GGGCCACACTGATGTGGCCATCAAGGTGCTGAAGAGTGAGAATGAGAAGCTGGTGAAAGATGAGATGATGAGGGAGGCGGAGATCATGCACCAGCTGAGTAACCCTTACATCGTCCGCATGCTGGGGCTCTGTCAGGCTGAGTGCCTGATGCTGGTGATGGAGATAGCTTCTGCTGGGCCACTCAACAAGTTCCTCTCCACCAATAA GGATAAGGTCACAGTGGAGAACATTGTGGGGCTGATGCACCAGGTGTCTATGGGAATGAAGTACCTGGAGGAGAAGAACTTTGTGCACAGAGACCTGGCAGCTCGCAACGTCCTGCTGGTCAACCGACAGTTTGCCAAGATCAGTGACTTTGGTCTGTCCAAGGCTTTGGGTGCTGATGACAACTATTACAAG GCACGCATAGCAGGAAAATGGCCGCTGAAGTGGTATGCTCCAGAATGCATGAACTTCCACAAGTTCTCCAGCAAGAGTGATGTCTGGAGCTTTGGTGTCACCATGTGGGAAGCCTTTTCTTACGGAGGAAAACCATACAAG AAAATGAAAGGTCCGGAGGTGATCAGTTTCATTGCCAGTGGGAGCCGGATGGAATGTCCGTCTGGATGTCCAGATAGAATGTATGCACTGATGAAGGACTGCTGGACATACAA ACACGAGGACCGGCCAGGCTTTGTGAAGGTGGAGGAGCGCATGCGAGTCTTTTATTACTCCATATCCAACAAAACTCCGCCTGAGGTGACCGCAGACGCTGCTGAGCCTCTCAAGTAG